In a single window of the Coprothermobacter proteolyticus DSM 5265 genome:
- a CDS encoding alanyl-tRNA editing protein, whose protein sequence is MKGKLLNYDPEKGLFQIEACIYEGGGGQPADRIKVKGPGFYIESDEAFKEKGGTFWKVRSISGEVPKTEVEVDVVIDELWRLEVSQQHTAQHIFSALAEQLYGWPSEGFAIFDDESKIELLGADEDPEKYAQLERQVNEVILRQIPVRVYVTEEVDEKLRKHTDYEHPRIVEIEGIDKCACGGTHVTNTGYVGGFAILKVERKNTRYVRVIFAAGIRLARIAKNYIEREQKLKNLLTGDVEERVFQLLEQKKQLELEKKNLLELVKVQIAQSDEVFWKNLPLDMQSMKQIAAYCNEKDKDIVLVNQEGYFAMGGPNANMHFEAFREKGASGGGKGVITGKLTNNDK, encoded by the coding sequence GTGAAAGGTAAACTACTTAATTACGATCCTGAGAAAGGGCTATTTCAAATTGAGGCTTGCATTTATGAAGGAGGCGGTGGGCAGCCTGCCGACCGAATAAAGGTAAAAGGGCCTGGTTTTTACATAGAAAGTGATGAGGCATTCAAGGAGAAGGGCGGTACTTTTTGGAAGGTTAGAAGCATATCAGGTGAAGTGCCAAAAACAGAAGTGGAAGTTGACGTAGTTATAGACGAGCTTTGGCGCTTAGAAGTGAGCCAGCAGCATACGGCACAGCATATTTTTTCGGCTTTGGCAGAGCAGCTTTACGGATGGCCCTCAGAGGGTTTTGCGATTTTTGACGATGAGTCAAAAATTGAACTTCTTGGTGCTGATGAGGATCCAGAAAAATACGCACAGCTAGAACGTCAGGTTAACGAAGTTATCTTAAGGCAAATCCCAGTACGTGTGTATGTAACTGAAGAAGTCGATGAAAAGCTTAGGAAACACACAGACTATGAACATCCTCGCATTGTGGAAATCGAGGGGATTGACAAGTGTGCCTGCGGCGGTACGCATGTTACCAATACTGGCTACGTTGGCGGTTTCGCCATACTAAAGGTGGAAAGGAAGAACACACGCTATGTCAGAGTGATTTTTGCTGCTGGAATCCGGTTAGCTCGCATAGCCAAGAATTACATAGAAAGGGAGCAGAAACTAAAGAATTTGCTTACCGGGGACGTTGAAGAGAGGGTATTCCAACTGCTCGAGCAGAAGAAACAGCTGGAACTCGAGAAAAAGAATCTGTTGGAACTTGTGAAAGTCCAAATCGCTCAAAGCGATGAAGTCTTTTGGAAAAACCTACCATTGGATATGCAAAGTATGAAGCAAATAGCTGCGTACTGTAATGAGAAGGATAAAGATATTGTGCTCGTGAACCAAGAAGGGTATTTCGCCATGGGAGGACCGAATGCTAACATGCACTTTGAGGCGTTCAGGGAGAAAGGTGCCAGTGGTGGTGGAAAAGGAGTAATAACGGGAAAGCTAACGAACAATGATAAATAG
- a CDS encoding HAD family hydrolase has product MVTNSRKVKITCGNDEFVVKGVVFDKDGVLTGGFDLWKQIFSLYMKVASQKGLCVEKVAIDLFGVDEDPSIAPLSLCTMEEAKCLLAAAIWLMHKIDWATCRKLSQEIVEEAQRVISPEMVYSPLPGAKELFTLLSQHVPVAIATSDSRSNVEEMFKFWQVELPIIVSAEDVKRGKPFPDMLLKVSSLMGIPCEDLVVFGDSLGDVQMAHSAGAKAVAVGIRIPEADSWVQSLLEVSVEVLE; this is encoded by the coding sequence ATGGTCACGAATTCAAGAAAGGTAAAAATCACTTGCGGCAATGACGAGTTTGTTGTAAAAGGCGTGGTTTTTGACAAAGATGGGGTTCTAACGGGAGGCTTTGACCTTTGGAAACAGATATTCTCTCTTTATATGAAAGTAGCCTCTCAGAAAGGTTTATGCGTTGAAAAGGTGGCAATTGACCTTTTTGGCGTCGATGAAGATCCTTCAATTGCACCGCTGTCTTTGTGCACTATGGAAGAGGCTAAGTGTTTACTAGCTGCAGCTATATGGCTCATGCACAAAATTGATTGGGCCACGTGCAGAAAACTGTCACAGGAAATTGTAGAAGAAGCGCAAAGGGTTATATCTCCAGAAATGGTTTATTCTCCTTTGCCAGGAGCCAAAGAACTTTTTACATTGTTAAGCCAGCATGTACCTGTGGCGATAGCAACCTCTGATTCAAGGTCAAATGTGGAAGAAATGTTTAAGTTTTGGCAAGTAGAGTTGCCGATCATAGTTTCAGCTGAAGATGTGAAGAGAGGTAAGCCGTTTCCAGACATGCTTCTAAAGGTCTCTAGTCTCATGGGAATACCCTGTGAGGATTTAGTGGTTTTCGGTGATAGCTTGGGTGATGTTCAGATGGCACACTCTGCAGGAGCTAAAGCAGTGGCTGTGGGCATACGTATTCCTGAGGCAGATTCATGGGTACAATCTCTTTTAGAAGTTAGCGTGGAGGTGCTGGAGTGA
- a CDS encoding Fur family transcriptional regulator, with translation MNAIEDKIENLKNIIKRNGDRITKPRLAVYEFLVSNQGHFSAQQIYNAIRETIPDITLATVYNVLRYLADIGVIQEIPTQTETLYDGTEVPHAHLICMECGKVQDVVAVNINPLIKAAKIYHWKLTQNPVSVFGICPECQKRSNGSLL, from the coding sequence ATGAATGCCATAGAAGATAAAATTGAAAATCTCAAAAACATTATAAAAAGAAACGGCGACCGTATTACCAAGCCAAGGCTTGCTGTGTACGAGTTTCTAGTAAGTAATCAAGGGCATTTTAGCGCCCAACAAATTTATAATGCTATAAGAGAGACGATTCCAGACATCACACTAGCCACTGTATACAATGTTCTTCGATACTTGGCCGATATCGGTGTAATCCAGGAGATCCCAACGCAAACCGAGACACTATATGACGGTACTGAAGTACCTCATGCGCACCTTATCTGCATGGAATGTGGAAAAGTTCAGGACGTCGTGGCAGTCAACATTAATCCACTTATCAAGGCTGCCAAAATTTACCATTGGAAACTAACTCAAAACCCCGTGTCCGTATTCGGCATTTGCCCAGAATGTCAGAAACGGTCTAACGGAAGCTTACTCTGA
- a CDS encoding carbon-nitrogen hydrolase family protein: MISWWRRQRLKVTLSRSSSPNLYRSFLDQLLLRNSQNPNIVAAFNTNLRFYDNALEFAHSVASYMTAALDKGAGVILFPEYFGNLLMGIAGEPIDLDDPSTLELLSMISPILYSTYVDIFSQISAKTDATIVAGTLAFVENGKLVNRTFVFRRGNVILTQDKAHLMPMEEKWGMSRGSRLGLFDLGTQKAGVLVCMDATYYEQSRILENMGARLLLVPSANPAPFYLGEQIRGAWARAQTSQVFTVQSFLVGKLGDYVFEGKAGVYAPHDYTEDLSGIVALSKKYNQEELVTAVLDYERLNRVRQPRDFRFQAELSKFYQSKLPLDRF, from the coding sequence ATGATTAGCTGGTGGAGGCGTCAGCGACTAAAAGTGACGCTTAGCCGAAGCAGCAGCCCAAATCTTTATAGAAGTTTTCTTGATCAACTTCTGCTTAGGAACAGTCAAAATCCAAATATTGTTGCTGCCTTCAATACAAACTTACGTTTTTACGATAATGCATTGGAATTTGCTCATTCGGTGGCTAGTTACATGACGGCAGCCCTGGATAAGGGCGCTGGTGTGATCCTTTTCCCTGAATACTTCGGAAACCTTTTAATGGGCATTGCTGGTGAGCCTATTGATCTGGATGACCCCAGCACCCTGGAGTTACTTAGCATGATTTCTCCAATTCTGTACTCCACCTATGTTGACATTTTTTCGCAGATCTCAGCCAAAACTGATGCTACGATTGTGGCTGGTACGTTAGCCTTTGTGGAGAATGGTAAGTTGGTAAACCGCACCTTTGTGTTCAGACGAGGGAATGTTATTTTAACTCAGGATAAAGCACATCTCATGCCTATGGAGGAGAAATGGGGTATGAGTAGAGGTTCTCGCTTAGGACTATTTGATTTAGGAACTCAAAAGGCTGGTGTTTTGGTGTGCATGGATGCTACTTACTATGAGCAATCACGCATACTAGAAAACATGGGGGCACGTTTGCTTTTAGTGCCTTCAGCAAACCCTGCACCGTTCTATTTAGGAGAACAAATCAGAGGTGCTTGGGCAAGGGCTCAGACTAGTCAGGTTTTCACGGTTCAATCTTTCTTAGTAGGGAAACTAGGGGACTACGTATTTGAAGGGAAAGCTGGGGTTTATGCTCCACATGATTACACAGAAGATTTAAGTGGCATCGTCGCTTTGAGTAAGAAATACAATCAAGAGGAACTTGTTACAGCTGTATTGGATTATGAACGCCTAAACCGGGTGCGACAGCCACGGGATTTTCGATTCCAGGCTGAGCTTAGCAAATTCTATCAGAGTAAGCTTCCGTTAGACCGTTTCTGA
- the nagA gene encoding N-acetylglucosamine-6-phosphate deacetylase, whose product MIRRLPGLVDSHVHGAVGKSVMDGIDAIKEIGEYLALNGIYGWFPTTRTAPWDGILEAVNSIVIASRQQSSAEARILGVHVEGPFLNPDFHGSQPVEYIIKPSLQKAEKLVKAAQGLPLIVTLAPEAPGAAEVIDYLVKNGVVVSLGHTGATYEQMQRAISIGANRVTHLFNSMKFFHHREPGPIGTALFSDAYVELIVDGVHVHPATVGLTLKAKGLSRVVFVSNGTEGMGLEDGVYELDGHVLRVEKGAVYEDNTLMGSATNLKDGVISLSRKLNIPLEDLWITASRAPLESVGLDIDLPLCTVSDSY is encoded by the coding sequence ATGATCAGAAGACTACCCGGTCTGGTTGATAGTCATGTCCACGGAGCTGTTGGAAAGTCTGTTATGGATGGCATTGATGCCATTAAAGAAATAGGCGAATACCTTGCACTTAACGGTATATATGGCTGGTTTCCTACTACAAGAACCGCACCATGGGATGGCATCCTTGAAGCGGTAAACAGTATTGTAATTGCTTCGCGTCAGCAGTCAAGTGCTGAAGCTCGGATTCTGGGTGTTCATGTAGAAGGACCATTCCTGAACCCCGATTTTCATGGATCGCAACCAGTAGAATACATTATCAAGCCTTCACTTCAAAAGGCTGAAAAACTTGTGAAAGCAGCCCAAGGATTGCCACTCATTGTTACTTTGGCACCAGAAGCGCCAGGTGCAGCCGAGGTCATCGACTATCTAGTTAAGAATGGTGTTGTGGTCAGTTTGGGGCACACGGGTGCCACTTACGAACAGATGCAAAGAGCCATTTCCATTGGCGCCAACAGGGTTACTCATTTGTTCAACTCAATGAAGTTCTTTCACCATAGAGAACCTGGTCCAATTGGAACTGCGTTGTTTTCAGATGCTTATGTGGAACTTATCGTAGATGGTGTACATGTTCATCCTGCTACTGTGGGGCTTACTCTGAAGGCGAAAGGGCTTTCAAGAGTAGTTTTTGTGTCCAATGGTACAGAAGGGATGGGCTTGGAAGATGGGGTGTATGAGCTAGACGGACACGTGCTAAGAGTGGAAAAAGGAGCCGTCTATGAGGATAATACTCTAATGGGGAGCGCTACCAATCTAAAAGACGGTGTAATCAGCTTGTCCCGCAAGCTTAATATCCCGCTTGAGGACCTTTGGATAACGGCTAGTAGAGCACCCTTGGAAAGTGTAGGACTGGACATAGATTTACCTCTCTGCACTGTTTCTGATAGTTACTGA
- a CDS encoding LapA family protein: MAGTVLLILVIAVVAVVFGMQNTTPLTISFLFWSFQGSAALILVISMLLGVILGVLLVMPSFNARGRTVKNLRDEIKQLQDEKSKLQEDLNLTKDLLKTVRPETKANNENEQKGEGQPE; encoded by the coding sequence TTGGCTGGGACTGTATTGCTTATATTGGTAATTGCAGTAGTTGCCGTAGTGTTTGGTATGCAGAACACTACTCCACTCACAATAAGTTTTCTGTTTTGGAGTTTTCAGGGATCAGCAGCTCTGATTTTGGTTATTTCTATGCTCCTTGGTGTCATATTGGGTGTTCTGCTCGTCATGCCTAGTTTCAATGCTCGTGGGCGCACAGTGAAGAACCTGCGAGATGAGATAAAGCAGTTGCAGGACGAGAAATCAAAACTGCAGGAGGACCTGAATCTGACAAAGGACCTGCTAAAAACAGTTAGGCCTGAAACCAAAGCCAACAATGAGAACGAACAGAAAGGAGAAGGTCAACCAGAGTAA
- a CDS encoding DUF3783 domain-containing protein has translation MVASERFLLFHGFTEEELHVLIKTCKTLFPDKDLVFAVTTETNMQWKVSELIEEVLKEHEYMKQQKGV, from the coding sequence ATGGTAGCATCTGAGAGGTTTCTTTTGTTTCACGGATTCACTGAGGAAGAACTTCACGTTTTAATAAAGACCTGCAAGACACTCTTTCCCGACAAAGATTTGGTTTTCGCTGTAACTACTGAGACGAACATGCAGTGGAAGGTTTCTGAGCTTATTGAAGAAGTACTTAAGGAACATGAATACATGAAACAGCAAAAGGGGGTGTGA
- a CDS encoding NAD-dependent epimerase/dehydratase family protein, with protein MKKRALVTGGAGFIGSHLVKRLVAEGAEVVVIDDLSMGDASKVDSGAQLIALDVRSLEASRVIKDFKPDVVFHLAAQINLRRSLQQPLEDASINILGSINVMQSLVESAEDISKVKFVFSSTGGAIYGDVDILPTPETVEPNPLSPYGVAKFSVEKYLYYYHVVHGLPYVALRYSNVYGPGQSTKGEAGVVAIFLEKMLAGETPVINGDGTQTRDFVFVEDVVDANIKAACSDAVGVFNIGTGRESSVLDIFRLLKQYVGKDFPKVHGPAIPGELQRSCLDYGKAKDVLGWEPRVDLEEGLEITAQAFAEEHK; from the coding sequence TTGAAAAAGAGAGCTTTAGTAACGGGTGGGGCAGGGTTCATAGGTAGTCATTTAGTAAAGAGGCTTGTTGCAGAAGGAGCTGAAGTAGTCGTCATAGACGATTTATCCATGGGCGATGCATCAAAGGTGGATTCGGGAGCTCAACTCATAGCTTTAGATGTTAGAAGTTTGGAAGCTAGCCGTGTGATAAAGGATTTTAAGCCGGATGTAGTATTTCATCTGGCAGCTCAAATAAACCTTCGGAGAAGCCTTCAGCAGCCGTTGGAGGATGCTTCCATAAACATTTTGGGTAGCATAAATGTCATGCAGAGCTTAGTGGAAAGTGCTGAAGACATAAGCAAGGTCAAGTTTGTTTTTTCTTCCACTGGGGGTGCTATTTACGGCGATGTGGATATTTTGCCTACGCCAGAAACCGTTGAGCCTAATCCTTTATCGCCCTACGGTGTGGCTAAGTTTTCTGTGGAGAAGTACCTTTATTATTACCATGTGGTGCATGGTTTGCCCTACGTGGCCCTCCGTTACAGCAATGTGTATGGACCTGGGCAAAGTACGAAGGGTGAAGCTGGCGTAGTTGCAATTTTCTTAGAAAAAATGCTTGCTGGCGAAACCCCCGTAATTAACGGAGACGGAACTCAAACCAGAGATTTTGTGTTTGTTGAAGATGTGGTGGATGCTAACATAAAGGCAGCTTGTAGCGATGCAGTGGGTGTGTTTAACATTGGTACTGGCAGGGAAAGCAGTGTGCTAGACATATTTAGGCTTCTCAAGCAGTACGTGGGAAAAGACTTCCCAAAGGTTCATGGCCCTGCCATACCAGGCGAGCTACAAAGAAGTTGTTTGGACTACGGGAAAGCAAAAGATGTGCTTGGTTGGGAACCAAGGGTCGATTTAGAAGAAGGGCTTGAAATAACCGCTCAGGCTTTCGCTGAAGAACACAAGTAA
- a CDS encoding phosphoribosyltransferase — translation MNLYYLYYLESGVVALFTSRTDAAQKLADILSEYKSRDETIVLGILRGGAVLAHTLSRCLGLPWDVLGIKKIGAPFDPELAVGAVAPDGSIYVDRWIKEHYGVSDDYIEGTKARKLVELRDQLNYIRGSSSYGNLNSMIVIVTDDGVATGATMKAAISFVKNNNAQKIVVAVPVISPETFEELRGLADEVKALLIPEDFMAVGQFYLNFQQVTDDEVAKLYRSIKGENIS, via the coding sequence ATGAACTTGTACTACCTGTATTACCTAGAGAGTGGGGTGGTAGCATTGTTTACCTCAAGAACAGACGCCGCTCAAAAGTTGGCAGATATCCTTTCTGAGTACAAGAGCAGAGACGAAACCATTGTACTTGGCATATTACGTGGAGGTGCTGTGCTGGCGCACACGCTAAGCAGGTGCCTTGGTTTGCCGTGGGACGTGCTGGGCATAAAGAAGATAGGTGCTCCTTTTGATCCAGAATTGGCTGTCGGGGCTGTTGCGCCTGACGGAAGCATATACGTGGACCGGTGGATAAAAGAACATTATGGAGTCAGCGATGATTACATTGAGGGCACAAAGGCGAGGAAATTAGTCGAGCTGCGTGATCAACTAAATTACATTAGGGGCTCCTCCAGCTACGGGAACTTGAATAGTATGATTGTTATTGTCACAGACGATGGCGTGGCAACTGGCGCTACCATGAAAGCCGCGATTAGCTTTGTGAAGAACAACAATGCTCAAAAGATAGTGGTTGCCGTACCGGTTATCTCACCGGAAACCTTTGAAGAATTAAGAGGTCTTGCGGATGAGGTTAAGGCTCTGTTGATTCCAGAAGATTTCATGGCAGTGGGCCAATTTTATTTGAATTTTCAACAGGTTACTGATGACGAGGTCGCCAAGCTTTATCGCAGCATAAAAGGAGAGAATATTTCTTAA
- a CDS encoding biotin transporter BioY, producing the protein MKTSDLTHIALGTAFLCVAAQISLPLPVFPVPFTLQVFAIFFLSVLMPPRQSLMTVLMYILLGALGLPVFAGGSSGIGILMGKTGGFLLSFPFCAYLISWMHKRFDTYGYWVGITVGLCITYTAGVLQLSFISNTPFRVILWGMLPLLLMDLLKAIAAYTVAYPITKVLKQLIPSTSAKEG; encoded by the coding sequence ATGAAAACATCTGATCTGACGCACATAGCCCTAGGTACAGCTTTTTTGTGTGTAGCTGCTCAAATCTCTTTGCCACTACCAGTTTTTCCTGTACCCTTTACACTTCAGGTATTTGCGATATTTTTCTTATCCGTACTAATGCCACCACGCCAAAGCCTGATGACAGTCCTAATGTACATCCTGCTAGGAGCTCTTGGTTTACCTGTTTTTGCAGGTGGGAGTTCGGGGATTGGTATTCTGATGGGTAAAACAGGCGGCTTCTTACTGTCTTTCCCTTTCTGTGCGTACTTGATAAGCTGGATGCACAAAAGATTTGATACATACGGATATTGGGTAGGTATTACTGTTGGGCTATGCATTACCTATACTGCAGGAGTATTACAGCTAAGCTTTATATCGAACACACCTTTTAGGGTCATCCTATGGGGTATGCTCCCATTACTGTTAATGGACCTTCTTAAAGCCATAGCTGCCTATACTGTTGCTTACCCAATAACCAAAGTACTAAAGCAACTCATTCCGAGTACATCTGCTAAGGAGGGATGA
- a CDS encoding DUF2905 family protein: MILGAILWALSSLNIKGIPFGRLPGDIYIKKDNFVFYAPIVSFLLLSVLLTVVINIIVHIFFR, translated from the coding sequence ATGATTCTAGGTGCAATTCTATGGGCACTGTCGTCCCTTAACATAAAGGGGATTCCCTTCGGCAGGCTTCCTGGTGACATTTATATCAAGAAAGACAACTTTGTCTTTTATGCCCCCATAGTCAGTTTCTTACTACTTAGCGTGTTGCTCACTGTGGTTATCAACATTATCGTTCACATCTTCTTCAGATGA
- a CDS encoding DedA family protein — translation MFSSAWIANLVLDLLLIVEGTGMPGVPFQPAFFAVAMFITQGQVPFVPCWIFASLANLLGNVLGYLIGNKLGEPFVLKLKFLRLEPEDIEDLRSLANKYGPWVVVISRWFGPIRTPTILLAGTLGMNLPVYTLFSSMGAFSWNFAWLWATWQGSKLLLTILGANASQNWLIAMLIGWGLAFASLTVVMGAWHRYKNNRDSSEEDVNDNVDNHSEQHAK, via the coding sequence ATGTTTAGTAGCGCTTGGATCGCAAATTTGGTGCTTGATTTGTTACTCATCGTGGAAGGTACTGGCATGCCCGGGGTTCCCTTTCAGCCAGCATTTTTTGCCGTGGCGATGTTCATAACACAAGGGCAAGTTCCTTTTGTTCCGTGTTGGATTTTTGCCAGCCTTGCCAATCTTCTTGGAAACGTGCTTGGGTATCTAATAGGGAACAAACTTGGTGAGCCATTTGTGCTAAAGCTAAAATTCTTGCGACTAGAGCCAGAAGATATAGAGGATTTACGTAGCCTTGCTAACAAGTATGGACCATGGGTTGTAGTTATTTCAAGGTGGTTTGGTCCCATCAGAACACCAACCATATTGTTAGCTGGTACTTTGGGTATGAACTTACCTGTTTATACGCTGTTTTCTTCCATGGGAGCGTTTAGCTGGAATTTCGCTTGGCTTTGGGCGACTTGGCAGGGGTCAAAACTATTGCTTACCATTCTTGGCGCAAACGCTAGCCAGAATTGGCTCATCGCCATGCTGATTGGTTGGGGTCTGGCTTTTGCAAGTCTGACGGTGGTTATGGGAGCCTGGCACAGGTACAAGAACAACCGTGACTCATCTGAAGAAGATGTGAACGATAATGTTGATAACCACAGTGAGCAACACGCTAAGTAG
- a CDS encoding AEC family transporter — protein MDSIITFLILLVLGYLLKIIGFLSQADADTLRKFVFNVCLPCMAFQAMYSSTFNSSFFLIAALVGLLHIVGYVSFRLSKKSLKEVVFAGWAGNTAFMGYPVVEGLFGAEGLSRAVVFDQSNTIMVILLWLQKGMKSVFSPPLVGAMLGLLLKFVKIPTPFMDVISMLAKTTSPLAMIYTGYILTLEWDYRVIPALLVKFFILPALAWGFSSLMGLPLIDQSVVILQSSMPTMVVSTIYGEQMGLDTSFISKAVVLSTVLYPLSFVLWTGLI, from the coding sequence ATGGATTCTATTATCACGTTTCTCATCTTGCTTGTGTTGGGCTATTTGCTAAAAATAATAGGGTTTTTATCACAAGCGGACGCTGATACTTTAAGAAAGTTTGTATTCAACGTATGCCTTCCTTGTATGGCGTTTCAAGCCATGTACAGTAGCACGTTTAATAGCAGTTTCTTTCTTATTGCTGCGCTGGTTGGTTTGCTGCACATTGTGGGTTATGTGAGCTTTAGGTTGTCTAAAAAATCGCTTAAGGAGGTTGTTTTCGCTGGATGGGCTGGAAACACTGCCTTCATGGGTTACCCGGTAGTGGAGGGTCTATTTGGAGCAGAGGGACTTTCTCGTGCCGTGGTGTTTGACCAGAGTAATACTATAATGGTCATCCTGCTATGGCTGCAGAAAGGGATGAAAAGTGTTTTTAGTCCGCCTTTGGTAGGGGCTATGCTGGGACTACTACTGAAGTTTGTGAAGATTCCAACGCCATTCATGGATGTCATTTCGATGTTGGCAAAAACAACCTCACCGCTAGCTATGATCTATACGGGTTACATCTTGACGCTAGAATGGGATTACAGAGTAATACCAGCACTCTTGGTGAAATTCTTTATCTTACCAGCACTGGCTTGGGGATTTTCTTCACTTATGGGGCTACCACTCATTGATCAGAGCGTGGTGATACTACAGAGTAGCATGCCAACCATGGTGGTTTCCACCATTTATGGGGAACAAATGGGACTGGACACTAGTTTTATCTCCAAAGCTGTAGTGTTGAGCACGGTTTTGTACCCGCTATCTTTTGTCCTGTGGACAGGGTTGATTTAG